The genomic window ACGCGTTTGGCCAGTTGCCTCTTGGCACCGGACCCTACCGGATGATCTCGTTCGATCCGTCGGTTTCCGTTGTTGCCGAGGCGTTTGACGATTACTGGGGTGGGGATGTGCCCGCAGACAGTCTGACCTTCCAGATCGTCCCTGAATTCTCCACCCGCTTTGCCGGTCTGGTGGCCGGTGAATTTGATGTGGTCGTCTCTGTCCCTGCCGATCAGATTGGCCAGGTGGATGGCACCGAGGGTGTGGCCGTTCTGACCAAAAGCATCGAAAACTATCCGATGTTCGCCTTCAACATGCTGGAGACCGAGGCGCTGCCGGACAATCCGCTGACCGATGTCAATCTGCGGCAGGCGATGGTGGCGGCCATTGACCGCGTGTCGATCACCCAAGCCATCTGGGGCGATGCCACCTTTGTACCGGCGCCGTTCAACTTCCCCGAATACGGTGCCTATTTTGACCCGGATCGTCAGCCGCGCATCGCATATGACCCGGATCATGCCCGCGAATTGCTGGCCGCCAGCGATTATGACGGGGAAGAGCTGACCTGGCATATCGTGCGCGGTTTCTATCCCAATTACGAGATCGCGGCGGAGTTCATGGTCGAGCAATGGCGCGAGGTCGGGATCAATGTGGCCATCGAGATCAAGGATAATTTCTCGCTGGCCTATGAACGGCCCTTCCATCTGCTGAACATGTCCATGTCCAGCGAGTTTTCCGGTGACCCCTATCGCCCGCTCTGGATGGATTGGGGCCCGCAATCCAGCCGGGTGCGCGCGGCCCATAAGACATGGGCGGCCTCTGAACGGTTCTATGAGCTGGGCGAGGCTTTTGAACAGGCGCAGGAGTTCGAGGAACGCAATGCCGCCTATCTGGCGCTGGTCGAGGAATGGGAGAATATGACGCCGGGGATGTATCTGTGGCGCAATGTGGTCAGCTATGCCGTCGATTCCGATCTTGACTGGGACCCGGGCAATTCCGCGGTCACCATTTTTGACAGCCTCTATATGAGCAGCGACGAATGAGCGAGACTGTCGCGGGTGGCGCTGACGCGCCCCCGCTTCTGTCGGTTGAAGACCTCGGCATCGCATTGCCCCCGGGGGCGACCGGGCCGAGGCCGTCAGCGGCATTTCCTTTGACATAAGGCCCGGTGAAACCCTGTGTCTGGTCGGCGAAAGCGGGTCCGGCAAATCGGTGATCGGGCAGGCCATTCTGGGCATGCTGCCCCATGCTTTGCCGGTGACCGGGGGGCGGGTGGTGTTTCAGGGCGCAGCCTTGCCGCCACAGCGCGACCCGGCTTATCGGGCCCTGCGCAGCGCCGGGATGGCGATGATTTTTCAGGATGCTGGCGCCAGCCTGAACCCGGTGAAACGGGTCGGGCGGCAGCTGGAAGAGATTTTGCAGGTCCATGGGGTTGCCGCATCAGAGCGCCGGGCCCGGGTGCTGGACATGCTGGCAGCGGTGCGTTTGCCCGAGCCTGCCCGGATTTTCGCGGCCTATCCCCATCAGCTTTCCGGCGGGCAGGCACAACGGGTGGTGATTGCCGGGGCGCTGTTGCTGAACCCGGCGCTACTGATCGCCGATGAGCCGACAACCGCGCTGGATGTCACCACACAGGCCGAGATACTTGAGTTGATCGCGACCCTGAAGGCAGAACGGGGCGCGTCGACCCTGTTCATCACCCATGATTTCGGCGTTGTGGCCGAGATCGCCGACCGGGTTGCGGTGATGAAAGATGGCGAGATCGTCGAGGCAGGCCCTGCCACAGATGTGCTTGAGCATCCGCAACACCCCTATACGCAACGGCTGATCGCGGCATCGCGCCCGGTTGAGGGGGCGCATTCCGACCCGTCAGGGCCGTCGCTTCTGGAGGCGGAGGGGCTATATCTGACCTACCGTTCCGGCCCGCTGTTCAACCGGCGGGTGACCCGGGCGGTGCGCGATGTGTCCCTGTCGCTGGCCCCGGGACGGACCCTTGCCGTGGTGGGGGAAAGCGGCTCTGGCAAGTCGTCGCTGGCGCGCTGCCTGTTGCGGCTGGAAGAGGTGGAACAGGGGGAAATTCGTTTCCGGGGGCAGGATATCACCCATATCCGGGGTGCCGATCTGCGCGCCCTGCGCCGATCCGTGCAGGTTGTGTTGCAGGACCCTTACAGCGCGCTGAACCCGCGTCAGACGATCCGGTCCGCGATTGCGGAAGGCCCGATCATCCATGGCACCCCGGTGGGTGAGGCGCATCGGCAGGCGGAAGACCTGCTGGAGCTGACCGGGCTGACCGCGCAATCCGCCGACCGCTACCCCCATGAGTTTTCAGGCGGGCAGCGCCAGCGTATCTGTATTGCCCGCGCACTGGCGCTGAAACCTGCGCTTCTGATCGCGGATGAGGCTGTGTCAGCCCTCGATGTCTCGATCCAGGCGCAGATTCTGGACCTGTTTCGCGATATGCAGACAAGGTTCGGCTTTGCCATGGTCTTCATCACCCATGACCTGCGGGTGGCCCGCGCGATCAGTGACGAGATATTGGTGATGCAACAGGGCCGGGTTGTCGAACGCGGGGCCATCGGGCAGGTTTTCGATCATCCGGCACATCCTTATACAAGAACTCTGCTGGAGGCCGCGCCGGGGCTTGATCTGGCCGTGGCGGGCAGCGCGGCATGACCGGCTATATCCTCTCCCGCGTGATCCGCGCTGCTTTGACCCTTCTGATCACGGTTTCCCTTGTGTTCATCTTCATCCGGTTTTCCGGCGATCCGGCGGCGGCCCTGGCCCCGCCTGACGCCCCGCAGGAGGTGATCGACCAATATGCCCGCGCCATGGGGCTCGATCAACCGCTCTGGCAGCAATATACCAGCTATATTGCCGGGCTGTTCCGGGGGGAGTTCGGATATTCCATTCATACCGGCCGCCCGGTGGAGGCGCTGTTTTTCGACCGTCTGCCCTATACCCTGCATCTGGGCCTGACCGCCTTGTCGATTGCGCTGATACTGGGCATCTCGCTGGGCGCGGTTGCGGCGATCAACCGGGGCCGGATGCTGGACCGTTTCGTGATGGGGTTTTCTGTTTTCGCCTTCGCGATGCCGAATTTCCTGTTTGGCCTGTGTCTGATCCTGATCGGTGCATTGGTGTTTCAGGTGTTTCTGGCCGGTGCGGGTGCCTATGTTCTGTTCCCCGCCCTGACGCTTGGTCTGGCGGCGATGGGCAGTTTTGCCCGTTTTGCCCGGTCTTCCTTGCTGGAAACGATCAATGCCCCGTTCATGCGCGCCGCCGAGGCCCGGGGCGTGCCCTTCATGCGCCGCCTGATCCTGCATGCGGCGCCGAATGCGGCGATCCCGCTGGTGACGCTGGTGGGTCTGTCGCTTGGGTCGCTGATTGCCGGCTCGGTGGTGACTGAACAGGTGTTCGCCTGGCCGGGGTGGGGCAGCTTCTTGTCCGCTCGGTTGCGACGCGGGACATTGCCACCGTGCAGTTTCTGGTTCTGGCCGTGGCCTTCACGATGGTGATGGCGAACCTGATTGTCGATCTGCTTTATCTGCTGATCGACCCGCGCATTCGGGTGAAATGAGATGAGCCACTCCGCCACATATCGCCGCCCGCCCATGCCATGGAGCGTCAGGCTATCCCTGGTCTTCATCGCGGGTTTCGTGCTTTTCGCGCTGTTCGGCCAGTTCCTCAGCCCCCATGAGTTTCGGGCAACCTCGATGTTTGACCGGCTGCTGCCGCCGGGATCGCCTGAATATATTCTGGGCACCGATGCGCGGGGCCGGGATGTGCTGGTCCGGCTTGCTGTTGGTGCGCAGATCACCCTGGTCGTTGCCATCGCGGGCACATTGATCGGGGCGGTTCTGGGCTCCCTTCTGGGAATTCTTGCCGCCGCAAGGCGGGGCCCGACCGAGGCGGTGATCGTGGCCGCGATTGATGTGCAGGCCTCATTGCCGATCATCGTTGTGGCGCTGTTCGTGCTGGCCATGTTCGACAAC from Rhodophyticola sp. CCM32 includes these protein-coding regions:
- a CDS encoding ABC transporter substrate-binding protein, translating into MTHFRKLLMTSAAALVMATGAFAQDRPDLVIAVDNLWPTMDPVIGISTSGARVHSNIFDTLVRRNRWEDPDGTELVPWLAESWERLSPNVWQINLRDGVPFHDGHIMDAGDVAFSMSAERLWGDEPLAPRGTRYARGIIRVEATGPLTVEVETSYPDPNFIYRLVTPLGFVLPQHYYEEVGTDAFGQLPLGTGPYRMISFDPSVSVVAEAFDDYWGGDVPADSLTFQIVPEFSTRFAGLVAGEFDVVVSVPADQIGQVDGTEGVAVLTKSIENYPMFAFNMLETEALPDNPLTDVNLRQAMVAAIDRVSITQAIWGDATFVPAPFNFPEYGAYFDPDRQPRIAYDPDHARELLAASDYDGEELTWHIVRGFYPNYEIAAEFMVEQWREVGINVAIEIKDNFSLAYERPFHLLNMSMSSEFSGDPYRPLWMDWGPQSSRVRAAHKTWAASERFYELGEAFEQAQEFEERNAAYLALVEEWENMTPGMYLWRNVVSYAVDSDLDWDPGNSAVTIFDSLYMSSDE
- a CDS encoding ABC transporter ATP-binding protein, whose protein sequence is MVGESGSGKSVIGQAILGMLPHALPVTGGRVVFQGAALPPQRDPAYRALRSAGMAMIFQDAGASLNPVKRVGRQLEEILQVHGVAASERRARVLDMLAAVRLPEPARIFAAYPHQLSGGQAQRVVIAGALLLNPALLIADEPTTALDVTTQAEILELIATLKAERGASTLFITHDFGVVAEIADRVAVMKDGEIVEAGPATDVLEHPQHPYTQRLIAASRPVEGAHSDPSGPSLLEAEGLYLTYRSGPLFNRRVTRAVRDVSLSLAPGRTLAVVGESGSGKSSLARCLLRLEEVEQGEIRFRGQDITHIRGADLRALRRSVQVVLQDPYSALNPRQTIRSAIAEGPIIHGTPVGEAHRQAEDLLELTGLTAQSADRYPHEFSGGQRQRICIARALALKPALLIADEAVSALDVSIQAQILDLFRDMQTRFGFAMVFITHDLRVARAISDEILVMQQGRVVERGAIGQVFDHPAHPYTRTLLEAAPGLDLAVAGSAA
- a CDS encoding ABC transporter permease; its protein translation is MTGYILSRVIRAALTLLITVSLVFIFIRFSGDPAAALAPPDAPQEVIDQYARAMGLDQPLWQQYTSYIAGLFRGEFGYSIHTGRPVEALFFDRLPYTLHLGLTALSIALILGISLGAVAAINRGRMLDRFVMGFSVFAFAMPNFLFGLCLILIGALVFQVFLAGAGAYVLFPALTLGLAAMGSFARFARSSLLETINAPFMRAAEARGVPFMRRLILHAAPNAAIPLVTLVGLSLGSLIAGSVVTEQVFAWPGWGSFLSARLRRGTLPPCSFWFWPWPSRW